DNA sequence from the Lysinibacillus sp. OF-1 genome:
GATATCATGCTTGCCTTTCCAGGTATTTTATTAGCTCTAGCTATTGTCAGTGCATTAGGGCCAAGTCTAATTAACGTCACAATTGCAGTAGGTTTTTTCTCTATCCCCATGTTTGCTCGTATCGTACGTGGCTCGACAATGGAAGTTAAAAAACTAGAATATATCGATGCTGTCAAAACACTCGGAGCAAATGATATGACGATTTTAATTAAACATATTTTCCCGAACATTTTATCACCGATTATTGTACAAGCATCTATGCGTTTAGCAACGGCTATTCTATCTGCGGCAGGTCTATCCTTTTTAGGATTAGGGGCACAGCCACCATCTCCTGAATGGGGTGCCATGCTATCAAACGGAAGAGATTTCTTATTTACTGCTCCTTATATGGCGCTATTCCCTGGTATTATGATTTCCATCCTTGTTTTAGGATTTAACTTATTTGGCGATGGTTTACGCGATGCGCTAGACCCAAGAATGAAAAATTAAAGGAGAGAAGACACATGACATTATTTATCATAAAACGGCTCGCTCAAATTATTCCTGTGACCCTTGGTGTAACGCTTGTTGTTTTTTTAATTATGCAAATGATCCCCGGTGATCCCGCCATTATTTTAGCAGGAGAAGGAGCTTCTCAAGAAACGGTTGAAGAATTACGTGAAAATTTAGGGCTTAATAAACCATTAGCTATCCAATATACAGATTATATTAAAAATCTTGTACAGGGAGATATGGGGCATTCGTTAAAAAATAAACAACCTGTATTTGAGGAAATTACTGCACGTTTACCAATTACAATTGAGCTAGCCTTTTATGGTATTTTAATCACTATTATTTTGGGGTTGATTGCCGGCATCATCTCAGCAATCCGTCCATATTCGTTTATGGATGTTGGACTAATGATTGTCGCCTTATTAGGGATTTCCCTACCAAGTTTTTGGTTAGGTATTTTATTGATGTATGTTTTCTCTGTACAGCTACACTGGCTTCCTGTAGCAGGTTGGGATAGTGCCAAACATATTATTCTACCAGCGGTCACACTAGGTGCTGGTGGCGCTGCAATCGTTGCGCGTATGACTCGCTCTAGTATGCTAGAGGTTGTGAACCAAGACTATATTCGAACAGCGAAGGCGAAAGGTTTAAAAGGCTATATTATCATTTTAAAACACGCACTACGCAATGCCTTAATTCCAGTTATTACAGTTGTAGGCTTACAGTTTGGTAGTTTACTTGGGGGAACAGTATTAGTAGAATCTGTGTTCGCTGTCAACGGCTTAGGACGAATGATTGTAGATGCTATTCGTACACGAGATATACCTGTTGTTCAAGGCGGCGTTCTCGTAGCCTCATTAATATTTGTTTTCATTAATCTTTTCGTAGACATATTATATCGAATTTTTAATAAACGAATGGATTTAAACTAGGGAGGGAAAAAGCGATGAAACAAAATACCGTGTTAGAAGTAAAAAATTTACAAACTTATTTTTATTCGAGTGAAGGCGTTGCCAAAGCTGTGGATGGTGTTTCCTTTATACTTCAAAAGGGAGAAACGCTAGGCATTGTTGGTGAATCTGGTTGTGGGAAATCAATGACCTCCCTATCGTTACTTCGTTTAGTACCGTCACCTCCTGGTAAAATCATCAACGGTGAGATTTTCTTAAATAATACAGATATCTTAAAATTATCAGATGAGGAATTACGCAAAATTCGAGGCAATAAAATATCAATGATTTTCCAAGAGCCTATGACAAGTCTAAATCCTGTGTTATCCGTTGGGGAGCAAATTGCTGAATCTATTCGCTTACACCAAGGTTTATCACGTAAAGAGGCATGGCAAAAGGCCGTCGATATGATCCGTCTAGTGGGAATTCCTGCACCAGAAAAAAGAGCGAAGCAGGAGCCGTACCAGTTAAGCGGTGGGATGCGTCAGCGCATTATGATCGCAATGGCATTAGCGTGTACACCCGATGTTTTAATTGCAGACGAACCTACAACGGCACTTGATGTAACCATTCAGGCTCAAATTATTGAAATTATACAAAATCTGCAAAAGCAATTAGGCATGAGCATTATTTTCATTACTCACGACCTAGGTGTTGTAGCAGAAATTTGCGATAAAATTGCTGTGATGTATGCGGGGCAGATTGTAGAAGAAGGCACAACAGAAAGTCTTTTTGAAAAACCGTTACACCCCTATACAAATGGATTAATACAATCATTACCAAAGCTCTATGAAGAGCAAGAAGAATTATCTACTATTCACGGAACTGTTCCAAGTCCATACAATTATCCGGTTGGCTGTCGTTATGCAGAACGTTGCCCATTTGCTACAGATTTATGTCATGAACAACAACCTGAGCTTATGACTGTGGAGCACGAGAAAAAAGTAAGATGTTGGATGTACAGCAATGAATGGCAAGGGCAAACAATGATGAAGGAGATGACAGTATGACAACAGCGCTACAAACACAACCACTCTTACAAGTAAATGATTTAAAACAGCATTTTTTCTTAAAAAAAGAAAAGCTCTTCGGTCCTCAGCAAATTGTAAAAGCTGTGGATGGTGTTTCCTTTGACATTATGCCTGGTGAAACACTTAGCATTGTTGGAGAATCTGGCTGCGGAAAATCAACGACGGGGCGTTCTATTTTAAGATTAGATGAACCTACTTCTGGAGAAGTAATGTTATTTGGTAAAAACTTAGTGAATATGAACAAAAAAGAGCTACGTGCTGCACGCAAGGACATCCAAATTATTTTCCAAGATCCGTATGCATCCCTTAACCCACGAAGAACCATTCGTAAAATGTTAACAGAGGCCATGTCTATTCAAAAAATAGTACCACCTGAACAACAAGAGGCACGCATGATTGAATTAATGTCGCTTGTTGGATTACGTCCTGAATACTTAGAGCGCTATCCACATGAATTTTCTGGTGGTCAGCGTCAACGTATCGGAATTGCAAGAGCTCTTGCAGTCAATCCTAAAATTATTATTTGTGATGAATCGGTTTCTGCGCTAGACGTTTCTATTCAAGCACAAATTTTAAATTTATTAAAGCAGCTACAACGAGATTTAGATTTAACATTTTTATTTATCTCACACGATTTAAGTGTTGTTCGACATATTTCAGATCGTATCATGGTCATGTATCTTGGAAAGGTTGTCGAAATTGCTGATAAGCATTCCCTTTTCACACAGCCATATCATCCTTATACAAAAGCATTATTTTCTTCTATTCCAGTAATCGACAAACAACATCGCAAGGAGCGCATTATTTTAAAAGGAGACCTACCGTCACCTCTTAATCCTCCTACTGGCTGTAGCTTTCACACACGTTGTCCATTCGCCACAGAGAAATGTAAAGCAGAAGTTCCAGCATTACGAGAAATCACTGCAACACATAAGGTAGCTTGCCATTTTGCAGAAAATTTAGTTTAATGTATCTTACACTTATAAAATAAATGGAGAGATCATTATGTTACAACTAGAAACCTTCAACATATATATTCTCCTATGTGTAATTGCTCCAATTATTGGAGCTTTTCTGCTTACTTTTATATTTATTTTCGAAAAACAAATCGATAGCCTTGAGGAAGAAAAGAGAAGTTTAGAGCTCAAGCAGGATTTACAACGAGCGAATATTCTTCAGTTAAATCAGCAAATACAACCACATTTCTTTTTTAACGCATTAAATTCATTGCTAAGCCTAGCCCGCATCAATCGTAAGGAAGATTTGGTTGCGGGTATTGAGGCCTTAGCAACGTTTTTTAAATTTAAATACAATAATCATGAGGTTTTAATCGCGTTAAAGAACGAGATACAATTTATGGATAGCTATTTAAATATTCAACAGTTACGCTTTGGACATCGTTTGACGATTCATAAGGATATGGATGATGAAGCTCTATCTGTACAAATACCTCCATTTATTTTGCAGACCATTATTGAAAATGCATATAAACATAGCTTTGAAAAGCATATAGGACCTGCTGAGTTATCCATTACGATAAAAAAAATGGACAAGATCTTATTAATAGAAATAAAAAATACACAGCCCTTAGAAAAGATAGAAACTGCTATTGAACAGCTAGAAGATGAATTACAGCAAGGTTATGGTCTTGAAAATATTAGACAACGGCTTGAGCTTATTTATGGTCTCGAAAATGTTTTATTTTCGATTCAAAATAATGAACAGTTTTACACAGTTACAATTCACGTTCCCGCTTAGCCCTTCTATCAATTTGAATGTGAAAGGAGAATCTCACCATGCATATTTTAATCGCAGATGATGAGCCGTTAGAGCTAGAGCAAATGATTTATTTATTAAAACCGCATTTCCCTAATTGGACATTCCATACTGCTCAGGATGCCTCACAAGCTCTGCAATTAGCTAAAAAACACCGTATGACTATCGCCTTTTTGGATATCCAAATGCCTGGGAAAGATGGTATCACTTTGAGCAAGGAATTAAAAGAAATGTATGAAATAGACATCATTATGGTAACTGCTTATCAGACCTTCGAATATGCCCAGCAAGCATTGCGTATCGGGGTAAAAGATTATCTTACAAAACCTGTTATTGCTAGTGAATTAGATGCGATTGTGGAGAAATATAAAGTATGGAGCTCCAACCATGATGCGATTCAAAGTGCGCTTTCCTATATCCATGAAAACTATTATGAAAAGCTCGGTTTAAATATTATTGCAGAAAAGATCCATTTGAATCCAAGCTACTTAAGTCGTAAATTTTTGGAGGAGCAGTCTATTGGCATTAATGAGTATATAAATAATTACCGCCTCGAAATGGCCGTGAAGAAAATAAATGAAAACCTGGACGCAAGCATGTCTGCAATTGCGGAGAGCTGTGGATTTAATAGCCAACACTATTTTAGTGTGGCCTTTAAGAAAAAGTATAATCAATCGCCACGTCAATATAAATCCGCTAAAATGAGTAAAGGTATTTGATGGTATGTTAAAAAATTATTCATTGCTCGTACCATTTGCAAGTTTAAGCACAGCAGCAGGCGTCATCATTCTTTTAGCAAGATGGATTAACGGTAATTTATTATTGTCCTCTCCCTCAGCCCTTATTTCTTTTGGCTTTATGGCAGGCATTTGTTATACATTAGCAACAGCCATTTCATTTATTGTATTGAGCTCCTTGTTAAATAAAAGGAATTACAAGCAAAACCAGCATACACAAAGCTTTTTACTCTTTACCATACAACAAAAATTGAGTGGTATGAATTTAAAAGTGATACGACTGTTTTACCTTTTGACAAGCATTGAACTTTGGTTAATTCAATTAATTAGCATTAGTGTCTTGTCTGAAATCATGTTAAATATCCCGATACCCATTACGCTTTTTTTATTTCTAACCGGTATGTTACTGCTTGATCGCATCATGTCTGTGAAAAGTATACTTTGGCTAGAAATTTTATTTATCATCGCCCTGTTTTCATTACTTATTTTTATCCCTATTTACTACTTTGTACAAAATGGAGCAAGCACCGTTTATGAAGGCATTCGCTTATACCACCCTTATTTATTTTATTTTAAAAATAGCGAAATCCTCCTGTTCTATGTCATTATTCAATTAGCCGTTTTAGGACAAGTACTTTTTGATAAATCAACATGGTATTTAATTGCATTTATCAAGCCCAAAAAAATACGTCGCAGCCTATTTTCATCAGGTGTGATTTTAGCATTATTAACATTATCCTTTACAGCTATTTTAATGATTGCTTTATACAGTGGCTCCTTTGGTCAGTTTCAAGTGCTAATTTTTACGTTCTTATATGAAGTACAGCCTGGGTTTCTGACATTCGCTTTCCTTGTCATTGTCCTGTTGGCCGTTGTGACGTCCTTACTTGTAGATATGCGTGCAACAAAACGTTTTTTTATGAAGAAAAGACCCTATTATTTTTACTTAATTGGACTTATGGTCATTTTACTTACCTTTTTCTTATCTATCGATTTAACGATTTTAGGGGTTATTTATTCTTTCGCGTTCCTGCACATTACCATACTGCCGTTTATGTTAATTCTTTTATTTACGAATCGCCGTATTCATAAACATAGTTGGTTTGTCATACTGCTATCTATCCTCATAGGAATTGGCGTTGCCCTAAGCTTCAATGCACTTTACGGATTAGCAACTAGCTTTATGATCTCTAGCATTTATCAATTAATGCTTCAGACCGATACTATAGAAAAAATGCCTGAACCCTAAAATATATGGAGGTCAGGCATTAGTCTGTAGTTAACTAAATATATGTCTTTTATGTTTTCGTAAATAATGATTAGGTAAAAAAATACATCCTAAATACCTTCTTCTGCATCTTTAAATAACACCACTCGTACGTTTGCCACAATGGTCAGAACTTCCCAAA
Encoded proteins:
- a CDS encoding ABC transporter permease; its protein translation is MDKVTTTIDHSVLVNARKASRKKNLVSFLNKIKKNKAAVAGGIIILLYILMFLIGPILAPYDPYDVQLDQKLQGPSLDHLMGTDDKGRDILSRILYGSRLSIGVGISAVLFGGSIGTFLGLIAGYYGKWVDSIISRILDIMLAFPGILLALAIVSALGPSLINVTIAVGFFSIPMFARIVRGSTMEVKKLEYIDAVKTLGANDMTILIKHIFPNILSPIIVQASMRLATAILSAAGLSFLGLGAQPPSPEWGAMLSNGRDFLFTAPYMALFPGIMISILVLGFNLFGDGLRDALDPRMKN
- the nikB gene encoding nickel ABC transporter permease, which produces MTLFIIKRLAQIIPVTLGVTLVVFLIMQMIPGDPAIILAGEGASQETVEELRENLGLNKPLAIQYTDYIKNLVQGDMGHSLKNKQPVFEEITARLPITIELAFYGILITIILGLIAGIISAIRPYSFMDVGLMIVALLGISLPSFWLGILLMYVFSVQLHWLPVAGWDSAKHIILPAVTLGAGGAAIVARMTRSSMLEVVNQDYIRTAKAKGLKGYIIILKHALRNALIPVITVVGLQFGSLLGGTVLVESVFAVNGLGRMIVDAIRTRDIPVVQGGVLVASLIFVFINLFVDILYRIFNKRMDLN
- a CDS encoding ABC transporter ATP-binding protein; translated protein: MKQNTVLEVKNLQTYFYSSEGVAKAVDGVSFILQKGETLGIVGESGCGKSMTSLSLLRLVPSPPGKIINGEIFLNNTDILKLSDEELRKIRGNKISMIFQEPMTSLNPVLSVGEQIAESIRLHQGLSRKEAWQKAVDMIRLVGIPAPEKRAKQEPYQLSGGMRQRIMIAMALACTPDVLIADEPTTALDVTIQAQIIEIIQNLQKQLGMSIIFITHDLGVVAEICDKIAVMYAGQIVEEGTTESLFEKPLHPYTNGLIQSLPKLYEEQEELSTIHGTVPSPYNYPVGCRYAERCPFATDLCHEQQPELMTVEHEKKVRCWMYSNEWQGQTMMKEMTV
- a CDS encoding ABC transporter ATP-binding protein; this encodes MTTALQTQPLLQVNDLKQHFFLKKEKLFGPQQIVKAVDGVSFDIMPGETLSIVGESGCGKSTTGRSILRLDEPTSGEVMLFGKNLVNMNKKELRAARKDIQIIFQDPYASLNPRRTIRKMLTEAMSIQKIVPPEQQEARMIELMSLVGLRPEYLERYPHEFSGGQRQRIGIARALAVNPKIIICDESVSALDVSIQAQILNLLKQLQRDLDLTFLFISHDLSVVRHISDRIMVMYLGKVVEIADKHSLFTQPYHPYTKALFSSIPVIDKQHRKERIILKGDLPSPLNPPTGCSFHTRCPFATEKCKAEVPALREITATHKVACHFAENLV
- a CDS encoding sensor histidine kinase — its product is MLQLETFNIYILLCVIAPIIGAFLLTFIFIFEKQIDSLEEEKRSLELKQDLQRANILQLNQQIQPHFFFNALNSLLSLARINRKEDLVAGIEALATFFKFKYNNHEVLIALKNEIQFMDSYLNIQQLRFGHRLTIHKDMDDEALSVQIPPFILQTIIENAYKHSFEKHIGPAELSITIKKMDKILLIEIKNTQPLEKIETAIEQLEDELQQGYGLENIRQRLELIYGLENVLFSIQNNEQFYTVTIHVPA
- a CDS encoding response regulator transcription factor, which codes for MHILIADDEPLELEQMIYLLKPHFPNWTFHTAQDASQALQLAKKHRMTIAFLDIQMPGKDGITLSKELKEMYEIDIIMVTAYQTFEYAQQALRIGVKDYLTKPVIASELDAIVEKYKVWSSNHDAIQSALSYIHENYYEKLGLNIIAEKIHLNPSYLSRKFLEEQSIGINEYINNYRLEMAVKKINENLDASMSAIAESCGFNSQHYFSVAFKKKYNQSPRQYKSAKMSKGI
- a CDS encoding permease translates to MLKNYSLLVPFASLSTAAGVIILLARWINGNLLLSSPSALISFGFMAGICYTLATAISFIVLSSLLNKRNYKQNQHTQSFLLFTIQQKLSGMNLKVIRLFYLLTSIELWLIQLISISVLSEIMLNIPIPITLFLFLTGMLLLDRIMSVKSILWLEILFIIALFSLLIFIPIYYFVQNGASTVYEGIRLYHPYLFYFKNSEILLFYVIIQLAVLGQVLFDKSTWYLIAFIKPKKIRRSLFSSGVILALLTLSFTAILMIALYSGSFGQFQVLIFTFLYEVQPGFLTFAFLVIVLLAVVTSLLVDMRATKRFFMKKRPYYFYLIGLMVILLTFFLSIDLTILGVIYSFAFLHITILPFMLILLFTNRRIHKHSWFVILLSILIGIGVALSFNALYGLATSFMISSIYQLMLQTDTIEKMPEP